The following are from one region of the Arthrobacter sp. TMP15 genome:
- the putP gene encoding sodium/proline symporter PutP, with the protein MTEHAFQLLAIAVYLAGMLAIGYFAFRKTNDLDDYMLAGRELKPGVAALSAGASDMSGWLIMGLPGAIYLSGLVEAWIAIGLTIGAWLNWKFVAPRLRSYTAISQNAITIPSFFEKRLKENSHWLRIASSLIILVFFTFYVSSGMVAAGKFFEASFSWPYLVGMGVVTIITLTYTLFGGFIGATLTDVAQGILMFVALIVVPIIAVVQTGGVGATVTRLQNIDPDNLNLFAGFGDGNSLVWAVGIFSTAAWGLGYFGQPHIIVRFMALRSPQDAKVGRRIGIGWMVLAATGAVCTALVGIGYFAENPSMGLDDPETVFLRLSQIFFHPFVAGLVLAAVLAAIMSTISSQLIVCSSALVEDLYNMTGRESSPKRQVALGRLGVLVVAVIAAVIALDREASILELVSFAWAGFGAAFGPIVLLSLYWRKLTARGALVGMIVGTIVVFAWGKTPVLHDAMYEIVPAFLINLLLAVVISKMTYKKNPVIEEEFTAMLADSSDKKPVMVAAE; encoded by the coding sequence GTGACTGAACATGCTTTTCAACTGCTTGCGATAGCGGTTTACCTGGCGGGAATGCTCGCCATCGGTTATTTCGCCTTCAGGAAGACGAATGACCTCGATGACTACATGCTGGCAGGACGTGAACTAAAGCCAGGCGTTGCCGCTCTGTCAGCAGGCGCCTCAGATATGTCTGGATGGCTCATCATGGGTCTGCCTGGCGCCATTTACCTGAGTGGTTTGGTGGAGGCCTGGATTGCTATTGGACTGACCATTGGCGCGTGGCTGAACTGGAAGTTTGTAGCCCCCCGGCTACGCTCCTACACGGCGATCTCGCAAAACGCAATCACCATTCCGAGCTTCTTTGAGAAGCGGCTCAAGGAGAACTCGCACTGGCTGCGCATTGCCTCATCGCTGATCATTTTGGTGTTCTTCACCTTCTACGTATCTTCAGGCATGGTAGCGGCAGGAAAGTTCTTTGAAGCTTCCTTCAGCTGGCCCTATTTGGTCGGCATGGGTGTGGTCACGATTATCACTTTGACCTACACTCTCTTCGGCGGTTTCATTGGAGCCACTTTAACCGACGTCGCCCAGGGTATTTTGATGTTTGTTGCTCTCATAGTGGTACCGATCATTGCCGTTGTTCAAACCGGTGGCGTTGGGGCTACTGTGACCCGGCTGCAAAACATTGATCCGGATAACTTAAATCTGTTCGCCGGCTTCGGCGACGGAAACTCACTGGTATGGGCGGTGGGAATTTTCTCCACCGCGGCATGGGGCTTGGGCTACTTCGGCCAGCCGCACATCATTGTGCGATTCATGGCTCTGCGCTCACCGCAGGACGCCAAAGTTGGCCGCCGGATCGGAATTGGCTGGATGGTTCTGGCCGCAACCGGTGCAGTGTGCACCGCTCTTGTAGGTATCGGTTACTTTGCTGAGAATCCCTCCATGGGACTTGATGACCCAGAAACGGTCTTCCTGCGACTGAGTCAGATCTTCTTCCACCCGTTCGTTGCTGGTTTGGTTCTGGCGGCAGTATTGGCTGCCATCATGTCAACCATTTCCTCACAGCTGATTGTTTGCTCCTCCGCCTTGGTGGAAGACCTCTACAACATGACCGGCCGGGAGTCCTCACCTAAGCGCCAGGTTGCCCTGGGCCGCCTAGGCGTCTTGGTGGTGGCTGTTATTGCTGCCGTTATTGCCTTGGACCGTGAAGCAAGCATCCTAGAGTTGGTGTCCTTCGCATGGGCAGGATTTGGTGCCGCATTCGGTCCCATCGTGTTGCTGAGCCTTTACTGGCGCAAGCTCACTGCCCGCGGCGCGTTGGTGGGCATGATCGTAGGAACCATCGTGGTGTTTGCTTGGGGCAAGACCCCGGTGCTCCATGATGCCATGTATGAAATCGTCCCTGCATTCCTGATCAACCTCTTGTTGGCAGTAGTCATCTCTAAGATGACCTACAAGAAGAACCCGGTCATCGAAGAGGAATTCACGGCGATGCTCGCAGATTCAAGCGACAAGAAGCCTGTCATGGTGGCGGCGGAATAG
- a CDS encoding amidohydrolase: MCGACDPRSNINPVKPTVGLSDAPAPPGQRGTHKQHGRRSQSGQHLKALPEQLDPTLWQDGPAEAELLITGGPVITMDKDRPNAEAVAIRQGRIMAVGSKEELRSLTGTKTEFIDLDGRTLLPGLIDPHMHSSMVQLNDWVDVSPMKTPTQDEVFAALRNAPATSTGWVLAQQFDPSITEGHPVLNREVLDRLVPDRPLLVLESNGHIAYVNSVALAQAGVDRESPDPPAGRYTRDERGELTGRLEESSALAAFRQGIPFVTGDAATTRIRELLWHAAKKGVTLLHDCGIGSIAGTSDLAGLQDALDADSPVRYRGMLVSTAYDAWMDMGIRPGFGNDLFRVGGIKAWSDGSNQAGTGYQREPYLGQTSRGSLNYSPKELADVVLRAHLDGWQVGVHANGDAAINVTIDAFEQALRNHPRSDHRHRIEHCSVMRPEHIERMVALGLSPSFLIGHIRWWGKAFQDRLLGLERAAFYDPCASALSAGLRISLHSDWNVTPLEPLRYVQDAATRIMAEGGDVLNINERISVEAALRAVTIDAAWQCGADTVTGSIQTGKYADLLMLEENPLEVRATSIDAIAVSQTFLGGKVCSR, encoded by the coding sequence ATGTGCGGAGCCTGCGATCCTAGGTCAAATATAAATCCCGTCAAGCCCACCGTTGGCCTGTCTGACGCGCCAGCCCCACCGGGCCAGCGCGGCACTCACAAACAACACGGCCGCCGCAGTCAAAGCGGTCAACACCTAAAAGCACTTCCCGAGCAGTTGGATCCCACACTGTGGCAGGACGGGCCAGCCGAAGCTGAGCTATTGATCACCGGCGGCCCCGTCATCACCATGGACAAAGACCGTCCCAATGCAGAAGCGGTTGCCATCCGCCAGGGACGAATCATGGCTGTTGGCTCAAAGGAAGAACTGCGCTCCCTAACAGGCACCAAAACAGAGTTCATTGATCTTGATGGCCGAACGCTGCTGCCAGGGCTCATTGATCCGCATATGCATTCCTCCATGGTCCAGCTCAACGACTGGGTTGATGTGAGCCCAATGAAGACACCAACGCAGGATGAGGTATTTGCGGCTCTCCGCAATGCCCCCGCAACCTCAACCGGATGGGTGTTGGCTCAGCAGTTCGACCCCAGCATCACCGAGGGCCACCCTGTTTTGAACCGTGAAGTACTTGACCGTCTGGTTCCTGACCGCCCTCTTCTGGTGCTGGAAAGCAACGGGCACATCGCCTACGTAAATTCCGTGGCTCTAGCCCAAGCCGGGGTGGACAGGGAGAGCCCCGACCCGCCCGCAGGAAGGTACACCCGCGACGAACGCGGTGAACTGACCGGACGCTTGGAAGAGTCCTCAGCCCTGGCTGCTTTCCGCCAAGGCATTCCATTCGTTACCGGAGATGCCGCCACAACCCGCATTCGCGAACTGCTATGGCATGCAGCAAAAAAGGGCGTCACCCTGCTTCACGACTGCGGAATTGGTTCAATCGCGGGCACCTCAGACTTAGCAGGATTACAAGATGCTCTCGATGCTGATTCACCCGTGCGATACCGGGGAATGCTTGTTTCAACCGCCTATGACGCGTGGATGGACATGGGAATCCGGCCAGGATTCGGCAACGACCTGTTCAGGGTTGGCGGTATCAAGGCCTGGTCTGACGGTTCCAACCAGGCTGGCACAGGTTACCAACGCGAACCCTATCTGGGCCAGACAAGCCGGGGTTCGCTGAACTACTCACCCAAAGAACTAGCGGACGTAGTGCTGCGCGCGCACCTGGACGGCTGGCAGGTTGGGGTGCATGCCAATGGCGATGCTGCCATCAACGTGACCATCGATGCCTTTGAACAAGCGTTGCGCAACCATCCCCGTTCCGATCACCGCCATAGGATCGAGCACTGCAGCGTTATGCGCCCTGAACACATCGAGAGAATGGTGGCACTGGGGCTGTCACCGTCATTTTTGATCGGGCATATCCGCTGGTGGGGTAAGGCTTTCCAGGACAGGCTGCTGGGCCTTGAACGGGCCGCATTTTACGATCCGTGCGCCTCGGCTCTGAGCGCGGGCTTGCGAATTTCCCTGCATAGTGATTGGAACGTCACTCCGCTGGAGCCACTTCGCTACGTCCAAGATGCTGCCACCCGAATCATGGCCGAAGGTGGGGACGTCTTGAATATTAACGAACGCATTAGCGTAGAGGCAGCCCTTCGGGCCGTCACGATCGACGCCGCCTGGCAGTGCGGTGCTGACACGGTCACCGGCTCAATCCAGACTGGTAAATACGCTGACCTTCTGATGTTGGAGGAAAACCCGTTGGAGGTTCGGGCCACATCGATCGACGCCATTGCCGTTTCCCAGACTTTCCTGGGCGGCAAAGTGTGCTCCCGGTAA
- a CDS encoding alpha/beta fold hydrolase has translation MNGFPLDYEMYELGNLILQGGATLRGARLAYKTYGSLNADKSNAIVYPTWYSGRHWDNEWLIGEDKALDPTKYFIIVPNMIGNGLSSSPSNMPAPYNAGSFPNITFYDQVQAQHQLVTEHFGIETLALVTGWSMGAGQTYQWAVSYPDMVQRALPFCGSSKTSEHNFVFLEGVKAALQTDSSFQNGFYTEQPTRGLRAVSRVYAGWGFSQAFYWDQVYKDMGFSARLRADLSYSSLEDFLVGYWEGHFLGHRDANDLLTQLWTWQHGDVGATPGFGGDHIKALQSIKAKLIALPAKKDLYFCPEDEEYASQYIPNGEVRVITGVWGHFAGSGDSPVDAAYINSVAQELLDS, from the coding sequence ATGAACGGGTTTCCGTTGGACTACGAAATGTACGAACTTGGCAATTTGATACTTCAGGGCGGTGCAACGCTCCGAGGGGCGCGATTGGCCTATAAAACCTATGGCAGTCTCAACGCCGACAAGAGCAACGCAATTGTCTACCCCACCTGGTACTCCGGGCGACATTGGGACAACGAATGGCTAATCGGGGAAGATAAAGCGCTAGATCCCACCAAGTACTTCATCATTGTCCCGAATATGATTGGCAATGGTCTTTCAAGCTCCCCCAGTAATATGCCAGCGCCCTATAACGCAGGCAGCTTCCCCAACATCACCTTCTACGACCAAGTTCAGGCGCAGCACCAGCTAGTAACTGAACACTTTGGCATTGAAACCTTGGCCCTTGTTACAGGGTGGTCAATGGGCGCCGGCCAAACCTACCAATGGGCTGTCAGCTACCCCGACATGGTGCAACGGGCACTGCCGTTCTGCGGCTCGTCCAAAACCAGCGAGCACAACTTCGTGTTCCTCGAGGGCGTCAAGGCAGCCTTGCAAACCGACTCCTCCTTCCAGAACGGCTTTTACACTGAGCAGCCAACTCGTGGGCTTCGCGCAGTTAGTCGCGTGTATGCCGGCTGGGGCTTCTCGCAAGCGTTCTACTGGGATCAGGTCTATAAGGACATGGGATTTTCAGCGCGTCTGCGCGCGGATCTTTCGTACTCCTCACTTGAGGACTTTCTAGTGGGGTACTGGGAAGGCCACTTCCTAGGCCACCGAGATGCCAACGACCTTCTCACCCAGCTGTGGACTTGGCAGCACGGCGACGTCGGGGCGACTCCCGGATTCGGCGGCGACCACATCAAGGCGTTGCAATCCATCAAAGCCAAGCTGATAGCGCTGCCGGCAAAAAAGGATCTTTACTTCTGCCCAGAAGATGAAGAGTATGCCTCCCAGTACATTCCCAACGGAGAGGTTCGCGTCATCACGGGAGTCTGGGGACACTTTGCCGGAAGCGGAGACAGCCCCGTAGATGCGGCCTACATCAACAGTGTTGCCCAAGAACTATTGGATAGCTGA
- a CDS encoding MerR family transcriptional regulator produces the protein MRTRTGITMHIGELAERTGLSLRTIRHYDDVGLLPATARTEGGFRVYSEEDFQSLMVIKQMKPLGFALEEMAEILALLDSRDALTPSSEGDDKLSGFRQQALTQRAKMARNLAQADEFIQRLER, from the coding sequence ATGAGAACGAGAACAGGCATAACTATGCATATTGGGGAACTGGCGGAGCGGACAGGGTTGTCTCTGCGTACCATTCGCCATTACGACGACGTTGGGCTGCTCCCAGCTACGGCTCGCACCGAGGGTGGCTTTCGTGTTTATTCCGAGGAAGACTTCCAGAGCTTAATGGTCATCAAACAAATGAAACCGCTTGGATTTGCACTGGAGGAAATGGCTGAAATACTTGCTCTCCTTGACTCTCGTGATGCCCTAACACCCTCTAGCGAGGGGGACGATAAACTTTCCGGTTTCCGCCAGCAAGCCCTCACCCAGCGAGCTAAAATGGCGCGCAACTTGGCACAAGCCGATGAGTTCATCCAGCGCCTCGAGCGCTGA
- a CDS encoding SulP family inorganic anion transporter codes for MAVKTAADSPVITPEQLQSVLRALKSPRRLKTEVLAGLVVALALIPEAIAFSIIAGVDPRIGLFAAFTMAVTISFVGGRPAMISAATGAVALVIAPLMKSHGIDYLIAAVILAGVFQIILGVSGVAKLMRFIPRSVMVGFVNALAILIFMSQVPELLGVPWLVYPLAAVGLLIIFGLPKLTKVVPSPLVAIVVLTLITVFAAIIVPTVGDKGALPDSLPSLFMPNVPFSMETLQIIFPFSLAMAFVGLLESLMTAKLVDDITDTRSSKTREAWGQGVANIVTGFFGGMGGCAMIGQTMINVKASGGRTRISTFLAGLFLLILVVVLGDVVSLIPMAALVAVMVFVSIATFDWHSIRPSTLKMMPKSETMVMVATVIVTVVTHNLAIGVGVGVLVAMVLFARRVAHFVTVERSVESLNGQETASYVVNGELFFASSNDLYTQFDYAMDPDHVVIDMHGSHLWDASTIAALDAITEKYRKHGKNVEVVGLNEVSTLMRQRLGGKLG; via the coding sequence ATGGCCGTCAAAACTGCCGCAGATTCACCGGTTATAACTCCCGAACAGCTCCAATCGGTGCTGCGTGCTTTGAAGTCCCCGCGCAGGCTCAAGACCGAGGTCCTGGCCGGACTCGTTGTTGCACTGGCGCTGATCCCGGAGGCTATCGCCTTCTCCATCATTGCCGGAGTGGATCCACGGATCGGCTTGTTTGCGGCGTTCACCATGGCCGTAACAATTTCCTTCGTTGGCGGACGTCCGGCGATGATTTCCGCTGCCACCGGTGCGGTTGCGCTGGTGATCGCTCCTTTGATGAAGAGCCACGGGATTGACTATCTCATTGCTGCCGTCATTTTGGCCGGTGTCTTCCAGATAATACTGGGGGTCTCTGGCGTGGCAAAGTTGATGCGTTTCATTCCACGTTCGGTCATGGTGGGTTTCGTGAACGCATTGGCCATCCTGATCTTTATGTCCCAAGTCCCTGAACTCCTTGGTGTGCCGTGGCTGGTGTATCCGTTGGCTGCGGTTGGCCTGCTGATCATTTTTGGTCTGCCGAAGTTAACGAAGGTCGTTCCGTCGCCGCTGGTAGCCATTGTGGTGTTGACGTTGATCACTGTTTTCGCCGCGATCATTGTGCCCACTGTGGGGGATAAGGGCGCGCTGCCAGATTCGTTGCCGTCACTGTTCATGCCGAATGTGCCGTTCAGTATGGAAACTTTGCAGATTATCTTCCCCTTTTCCCTGGCTATGGCGTTTGTAGGTCTGCTTGAATCCCTAATGACGGCGAAGCTGGTTGATGATATTACTGACACTCGTTCATCCAAGACCCGTGAAGCGTGGGGTCAGGGCGTGGCGAACATTGTCACAGGGTTCTTTGGCGGGATGGGTGGCTGTGCCATGATCGGCCAGACCATGATCAACGTCAAAGCCTCCGGAGGGCGCACTCGCATCTCCACGTTCCTGGCGGGACTGTTCCTGCTCATCCTCGTTGTGGTGCTAGGCGATGTGGTCTCGTTGATTCCGATGGCGGCGCTTGTGGCCGTGATGGTGTTTGTCTCTATCGCCACCTTCGACTGGCACAGCATCCGTCCTTCTACGCTGAAAATGATGCCCAAGAGCGAGACGATGGTCATGGTTGCCACGGTGATTGTCACTGTTGTGACGCACAACCTGGCCATCGGTGTGGGCGTGGGTGTACTCGTGGCCATGGTGCTGTTTGCCCGCCGGGTGGCACACTTTGTGACGGTTGAACGGAGCGTGGAATCCCTCAATGGGCAGGAAACGGCCAGCTATGTTGTCAATGGTGAGCTGTTCTTTGCATCTTCCAATGACCTGTACACGCAGTTCGACTATGCCATGGATCCTGATCACGTTGTCATCGACATGCATGGCTCCCACCTTTGGGATGCCTCCACGATCGCCGCGCTGGACGCCATTACAGAGAAATACCGCAAACACGGTAAGAACGTGGAAGTTGTTGGCTTGAACGAGGTCAGCACACTGATGCGTCAACGTCTGGGCGGCAAGCTCGGCTGA